The Caballeronia sp. Lep1P3 genome window below encodes:
- the dacB gene encoding D-alanyl-D-alanine carboxypeptidase/D-alanyl-D-alanine-endopeptidase, which translates to MPLLSPTFGSLSARLSTFALAATLACGALFHAPEADARGGTKAESQKHAPERAAHSGKGNGNGKKAARAESAVRAARPSVPAGPLPASVMGALARSHVPLSSMSVFVQRIGAPAPLVAINADRPMLPASTMKLVTTYSGLSLLGPDYRWKTTAYADGDVDAQGVLHGNLYIQGTGDPKLVPEELIDLVTQIRRNGITGIDGALVLDKRYFDASTRDLPAFDSDEAAPYNVGPDPLLYAFKSLSFTLTPNADGQVSIDVLPQLAQLQIDNELRVTRGACAGTLPAASPSVAQAQGGFVQASFIGDYPLRCGSRTINVAALDHSTFFAGGFLALWKQAGGTFQGATREGPTPSAARLVGTHRSPVLSDIVRDINKYSNNVMARNLFLTIGAAQLKPPATTAKSAQAIGTFLSRSALPMKGLQLDNGSGLSRDETISAASLGGLLQAANASPVAQVFVESLPIAGVDGTMRNRLTNAGAGGNAHIKTGTLRDVRAIAGYVGAANGESYVVVSFINDPRAEAARAAHDALLEWVYEGARNAGADD; encoded by the coding sequence ATGCCGCTTCTTTCTCCGACTTTCGGTTCCCTTTCCGCGCGTCTTTCGACGTTCGCGCTCGCCGCGACGCTCGCGTGCGGCGCTCTTTTCCACGCACCGGAAGCCGACGCACGCGGCGGCACGAAAGCCGAATCGCAGAAACATGCGCCCGAGCGCGCCGCACACAGCGGCAAGGGCAACGGCAACGGGAAGAAAGCCGCGCGCGCCGAGAGTGCGGTGCGGGCCGCGCGCCCGAGCGTGCCCGCCGGGCCGCTGCCCGCGTCGGTCATGGGCGCGCTCGCGCGCTCGCACGTGCCGCTATCGTCGATGAGCGTGTTCGTGCAGCGCATCGGCGCGCCCGCGCCGCTCGTCGCGATCAACGCCGATCGCCCGATGCTGCCCGCCTCCACGATGAAGCTCGTCACCACGTACTCGGGTCTTTCGCTGCTCGGTCCGGACTATCGCTGGAAGACGACCGCCTACGCCGATGGCGACGTCGACGCGCAGGGCGTGCTGCACGGCAATCTCTACATTCAGGGAACGGGCGACCCGAAGCTCGTGCCCGAGGAACTGATCGATCTCGTCACGCAGATACGAAGGAACGGCATCACCGGCATCGATGGCGCGCTCGTGCTCGACAAGCGCTATTTCGACGCCTCCACGCGTGATCTGCCGGCCTTCGACAGCGACGAAGCCGCGCCGTACAACGTCGGTCCCGATCCGCTGCTGTACGCGTTCAAGTCGCTCTCCTTCACGCTCACGCCGAATGCGGACGGGCAAGTGTCCATCGACGTGCTGCCGCAACTCGCGCAGCTTCAGATCGACAACGAACTGCGCGTGACGCGCGGCGCGTGCGCGGGCACGCTGCCGGCGGCGTCGCCGAGCGTGGCGCAGGCGCAGGGCGGCTTCGTGCAGGCGTCGTTCATCGGCGACTATCCGCTGCGCTGCGGATCGCGCACGATCAACGTCGCGGCGCTCGATCATTCGACCTTTTTCGCGGGCGGCTTCCTCGCGTTGTGGAAGCAGGCGGGCGGCACGTTCCAGGGCGCAACGCGCGAAGGCCCGACGCCTTCGGCCGCGCGGCTAGTCGGCACGCACCGCAGCCCGGTGCTGTCGGACATCGTGCGCGACATCAACAAGTACAGCAACAACGTGATGGCGCGCAATCTCTTCCTCACGATCGGCGCGGCGCAACTGAAGCCGCCCGCGACGACCGCTAAATCCGCGCAGGCCATCGGAACGTTTCTCAGCCGCAGCGCCCTGCCGATGAAAGGCTTGCAACTCGACAACGGCTCGGGCCTCTCGCGCGACGAAACCATCTCGGCGGCATCGCTCGGCGGTCTGCTGCAGGCGGCGAACGCGAGCCCGGTCGCGCAAGTCTTCGTGGAGTCGCTGCCGATCGCGGGCGTCGACGGCACGATGCGCAACCGGCTGACCAACGCCGGCGCGGGCGGCAACGCGCACATCAAGACCGGCACGCTGCGCGACGTGCGCGCGATTGCGGGCTATGTCGGCGCGGCGAATGGCGAGAGTTACGTCGTCGTGAGCTTCATCAACGATCCGCGCGCGGAAGCCGCTCGCGCCGCGCACGATGCGCTGCTCGAATGGGTCTACGAAGGCGCGCGCAACGCAGGCGCCGACGACTGA
- a CDS encoding SGNH/GDSL hydrolase family protein yields the protein MTKQLSRRAALARHARTAIASAALAFLAACGGGDDNNSTPAGGIKLQVVSFGDSLSDVGTYAPVAAANFGGGRFTTNPGEVWVQDVAKYYGDTLTPAMTGGFGTPPSTQSGLGYAQGGSRVTNPVGVGHQTADPANYAGALTVPVAQQVTNYLSSHGGFNGNQLVIVNGGANDILYNLSAVQAGQMTPAQASAAIGQAAIDLAGVIGKIVQSGATHVLVSDVPDIGTTPQGMMSTATTRALLSQASLGFNQALSAALTQSGLMSKVIYLDIVGPLANITANYQQYGFAVSNTGTGCNLQAMAAAAKAFGEPNPSDFATSLFCSPQTYTAANADQTYMYADTVHPTTHLHALYAQTAEQKVAASGLGK from the coding sequence ATGACGAAGCAACTCTCGAGGCGCGCGGCACTGGCGCGCCACGCCCGCACCGCCATCGCGAGCGCGGCATTGGCTTTCCTCGCCGCGTGCGGCGGCGGAGACGACAACAACTCGACGCCGGCGGGCGGCATCAAGCTGCAAGTCGTGTCGTTCGGCGACAGCCTGTCGGACGTCGGAACGTATGCGCCGGTCGCGGCGGCTAACTTCGGCGGCGGACGCTTCACGACGAATCCCGGCGAAGTGTGGGTGCAGGATGTCGCGAAGTACTACGGCGACACGCTCACCCCCGCGATGACCGGCGGCTTCGGCACGCCGCCTTCAACGCAGTCGGGCCTCGGCTACGCGCAGGGCGGCTCGCGCGTGACCAATCCGGTCGGCGTCGGCCACCAGACGGCCGATCCTGCGAACTACGCGGGCGCGCTGACGGTGCCGGTCGCGCAGCAGGTGACGAACTACCTGTCGTCGCATGGCGGCTTCAACGGCAATCAGCTCGTGATCGTCAATGGCGGCGCGAACGACATCCTGTACAACCTGAGCGCGGTTCAGGCGGGCCAGATGACGCCGGCTCAGGCGAGCGCGGCGATCGGCCAGGCGGCGATCGATCTGGCGGGCGTCATCGGCAAGATCGTGCAAAGCGGCGCGACGCACGTGCTGGTCTCGGATGTGCCGGATATCGGCACGACGCCGCAAGGCATGATGAGCACCGCGACGACGCGCGCGCTGCTGTCGCAGGCATCGCTCGGCTTCAATCAGGCGCTCAGCGCTGCGCTGACGCAAAGCGGCCTGATGTCGAAGGTGATTTATCTCGATATCGTCGGGCCGCTCGCGAATATCACGGCGAACTATCAGCAGTACGGCTTCGCGGTGTCGAATACGGGCACCGGCTGCAATCTGCAAGCGATGGCTGCGGCGGCAAAGGCGTTCGGCGAACCGAATCCGAGCGATTTCGCGACGTCGCTGTTCTGCTCGCCGCAGACCTATACGGCGGCGAACGCGGATCAGACGTACATGTACGCCGATACCGTTCATCCGACGACGCATCTGCACGCGCTCTACGCGCAAACGGCCGAGCAGAAGGTGGCGGCGAGCGGATTGGGGAAGTGA
- a CDS encoding L-threonylcarbamoyladenylate synthase has protein sequence MTIIFPSAAQIDEAAALLDAGQLVAFPTETVYGLGGDAENAEAIARIYAAKGRPANHPVIVHLAPDADPGYWVRALPADAQKLIDAFWPGPLTLILQRASHIPAAVSGGQDSVGIRCPSHPVAQKLLSAFAARRAGTGGQGGVAGPSANRFGHVSPTTAQHVRDEFGGAVHVLDGGAADVGIESTILDLSRGFPALLRPGHVSPQAIADVIGVAPRLPDGTDATAPRASGTLKAHYATRTPLALLPFASIEPLLAAHDRASAQKIALVARASSAGDWARAPQVHFVAAPEDPQSYARELYGLLRALDRANVGRILIEKLPESAEWAAVNDRLGRAAAAFEGENGE, from the coding sequence ATGACCATTATTTTCCCGAGCGCGGCGCAGATCGACGAAGCAGCGGCTCTGCTCGATGCGGGGCAACTCGTCGCGTTCCCGACCGAAACGGTCTACGGTCTCGGCGGCGACGCCGAGAATGCGGAAGCCATCGCGCGCATCTACGCGGCTAAAGGCCGGCCGGCGAATCATCCGGTGATCGTGCATCTCGCGCCGGACGCCGATCCCGGCTACTGGGTGCGCGCGTTGCCCGCCGATGCGCAGAAGCTCATCGACGCCTTCTGGCCGGGGCCGCTCACGCTGATCCTGCAGCGCGCGTCGCATATTCCGGCGGCGGTGAGCGGCGGGCAGGATTCCGTGGGGATTCGTTGTCCTTCGCATCCGGTTGCGCAGAAGCTGCTGTCGGCGTTTGCCGCGCGGCGGGCCGGCACGGGCGGGCAGGGCGGCGTGGCGGGGCCATCGGCGAACCGCTTCGGTCACGTGAGTCCGACGACGGCGCAGCACGTTCGCGACGAATTCGGTGGCGCGGTGCATGTGCTCGATGGCGGCGCGGCGGACGTCGGCATCGAATCGACGATTCTGGATTTGTCGCGCGGCTTTCCGGCGTTGTTGCGGCCGGGGCATGTCAGCCCGCAGGCGATTGCGGACGTGATCGGCGTCGCGCCGCGCCTGCCCGATGGCACCGATGCCACCGCGCCGCGCGCATCCGGCACGCTGAAGGCGCATTACGCGACGCGCACGCCGCTCGCGCTCCTGCCGTTCGCATCGATCGAGCCGCTGCTCGCGGCGCATGATCGCGCGAGCGCGCAGAAGATCGCGCTGGTGGCGAGGGCGTCGAGTGCCGGCGACTGGGCGCGTGCGCCGCAGGTGCATTTCGTCGCCGCGCCGGAAGATCCGCAAAGCTATGCGCGCGAGCTTTATGGACTGCTGCGGGCGCTGGACCGGGCGAATGTCGGGCGAATTCTCATCGAGAAGTTGCCGGAGTCGGCGGAATGGGCCGCGGTGAACGACCGGCTGGGAAGGGCTGCAGCGGCGTTCGAAGGCGAGAACGGCGAGTAG
- a CDS encoding 5-(carboxyamino)imidazole ribonucleotide synthase, with product MNPHSSPNSPILPGAWLGMVGGGQLGRMFCFAAQSMGYRVAVLDPDEASPAGAVADRHIRAAYDDKSALTELGRLCAAVSTEFENVPSASLEFLASSTFVSPAASCVAIAQDRVAEKRFIAQAGVPVAPHLAIESPEALAALNDDEIAAVLPGILKTARLGYDGKGQISVRNVQEVRTAYGSLSGVACVLEKRMPLKYEVSVLIARGGDGKSAVFPLAQNTHVNGILAKTIVPAPDASAALVAQAQDAALTIAAKLGYVGVLCVEFFVLEDGSLIANEMAPRPHNSGHYTVDACATSQFEQQVRAMTGMPLGDTRQHSPAAMLNLLGDIWFDGPQKDKARAPAWVDVAAMPAARLHLYGKEEARPGRKMGHINFTAATLEEARTAARDCARMLHIPLD from the coding sequence ATGAACCCACACTCTTCTCCCAATTCCCCGATTCTGCCCGGCGCGTGGCTCGGCATGGTCGGCGGCGGCCAGCTCGGCCGCATGTTCTGCTTCGCCGCGCAATCGATGGGCTATCGCGTCGCCGTGCTCGATCCCGACGAGGCGAGTCCGGCGGGCGCGGTCGCCGACCGCCACATCCGCGCCGCGTATGACGACAAGTCCGCGCTCACCGAACTCGGCCGGCTGTGCGCGGCGGTATCGACGGAATTCGAGAACGTGCCGTCCGCCAGTCTCGAATTTCTGGCGTCGTCCACGTTCGTGAGTCCGGCGGCGAGTTGCGTCGCGATTGCGCAGGATCGCGTCGCGGAGAAGCGGTTCATCGCGCAGGCGGGCGTGCCGGTCGCGCCGCATCTCGCGATCGAATCGCCCGAAGCGCTCGCCGCGCTCAACGACGACGAGATCGCCGCCGTGCTGCCGGGCATTCTCAAGACCGCGCGCCTCGGCTACGACGGCAAAGGGCAGATCAGCGTGCGCAACGTGCAAGAAGTCCGCACGGCCTACGGTTCGCTCTCGGGCGTGGCGTGCGTGCTCGAAAAGCGCATGCCGCTCAAGTACGAAGTCTCCGTGTTGATCGCGCGCGGCGGCGACGGCAAGTCCGCCGTGTTTCCGCTCGCGCAGAACACGCACGTCAACGGCATTCTCGCGAAGACGATCGTGCCCGCGCCCGATGCGTCCGCCGCGCTCGTCGCTCAGGCGCAGGACGCCGCGCTGACCATCGCCGCGAAACTCGGTTATGTCGGCGTGCTGTGCGTCGAATTCTTCGTGCTGGAAGACGGCTCGCTGATCGCGAACGAAATGGCGCCGCGCCCGCACAATTCCGGCCACTACACGGTCGATGCCTGCGCCACCAGCCAGTTCGAACAGCAAGTCCGCGCGATGACCGGCATGCCGCTCGGCGACACGCGCCAGCATTCGCCCGCCGCGATGCTGAACCTGCTCGGCGATATCTGGTTCGACGGTCCGCAAAAGGACAAGGCCCGCGCGCCGGCCTGGGTCGATGTCGCGGCGATGCCGGCGGCGCGGCTGCATCTGTACGGCAAGGAGGAAGCGCGTCCGGGCCGCAAGATGGGCCACATCAACTTCACGGCGGCGACGCTCGAGGAAGCGCGCACGGCGGCGCGCGACTGCGCGCGCATGCTGCATATTCCGCTCGACTGA
- the purE gene encoding 5-(carboxyamino)imidazole ribonucleotide mutase — protein MTNEVHTHDAPLVGVLMGSSSDWDVMKNAVAILQEFGVPYEAKVVSAHRMPDEMFAYAERARERGVRAIIAGAGGAAHLPGMLAAKTTVPVLGVPVASKYLKGVDSLHSIVQMPKGVPVATFAIGEAGAANAALFAVSILSVTDARYADALAAFRAKQNQAARDMALPPL, from the coding sequence ATGACGAACGAAGTACATACGCACGACGCGCCGCTCGTCGGCGTGCTGATGGGCTCCAGTTCCGACTGGGACGTGATGAAGAACGCAGTCGCGATTCTTCAGGAATTCGGCGTGCCCTACGAGGCGAAAGTGGTCTCGGCGCACCGCATGCCCGACGAAATGTTCGCCTACGCCGAGCGCGCGCGGGAACGCGGCGTGCGCGCGATCATCGCGGGCGCGGGCGGCGCGGCGCATCTGCCGGGCATGCTCGCCGCCAAGACCACGGTGCCGGTGCTCGGCGTGCCGGTGGCGAGCAAGTATCTGAAGGGCGTCGATTCGCTGCATTCGATCGTGCAGATGCCCAAGGGCGTGCCCGTCGCGACGTTCGCGATCGGCGAGGCGGGCGCGGCGAACGCGGCGCTCTTCGCGGTGTCGATCCTGAGCGTGACCGACGCGCGCTACGCCGACGCGCTCGCCGCGTTTCGCGCGAAGCAGAATCAGGCCGCGCGCGACATGGCGCTGCCGCCGCTTTGA
- a CDS encoding phosphoribosylaminoimidazolesuccinocarboxamide synthase, which translates to MSTLYESTIKSLPLLGRGKVRDNYAVGNDKLLIVTTDRLSAFDVVMGEPIPNKGRVLNQMADFWFEKLGHIVPNHNTGIDPATVVAADEAEQVKGRAVVAKRLEPILVEAVVRGYLAGSGWKDYQATGAVCGVQLPPGLQNAEKLPEPIFTPAAKAEMGHHDENITYDEMERRIGTELSATIKRISIQLYEEAAEYAATRGIIIADTKFEFGLDNKGELYLMDEVLTADSSRFWPADGYTVGTNPPSFDKQFVRDWLETQPWKKEPPAPKLPEDVIAKTSEKYQEALQRLTGQTLD; encoded by the coding sequence ATGTCCACGCTCTACGAATCCACGATCAAATCGCTGCCGCTGCTCGGCCGTGGCAAGGTCCGCGACAACTACGCCGTCGGCAACGACAAGCTCCTGATCGTGACGACCGACCGCCTTTCCGCATTCGATGTCGTGATGGGCGAGCCGATCCCGAACAAGGGCCGCGTGCTCAATCAGATGGCCGATTTCTGGTTCGAGAAGCTGGGCCATATCGTGCCGAATCACAATACGGGCATCGATCCGGCGACGGTCGTCGCGGCGGACGAAGCCGAGCAGGTCAAGGGCCGCGCGGTCGTCGCGAAGCGCCTGGAGCCGATTCTCGTCGAAGCGGTCGTGCGCGGTTATCTGGCCGGCAGCGGCTGGAAGGACTATCAGGCGACGGGCGCGGTCTGCGGCGTGCAACTGCCGCCGGGCCTGCAGAACGCCGAGAAGCTGCCCGAGCCGATCTTCACGCCGGCAGCCAAGGCCGAAATGGGCCATCACGACGAAAACATCACCTACGATGAAATGGAACGGCGCATCGGCACGGAGCTTTCCGCGACGATCAAGCGCATTTCGATCCAGTTATACGAGGAAGCCGCCGAGTACGCGGCGACGCGCGGCATCATCATCGCGGATACGAAGTTCGAGTTCGGTCTCGACAACAAGGGCGAGCTGTATTTGATGGACGAAGTCCTCACCGCCGATTCATCGCGGTTCTGGCCGGCGGACGGCTACACGGTCGGCACGAATCCGCCGTCGTTCGACAAGCAGTTCGTGCGCGACTGGCTCGAAACGCAGCCGTGGAAGAAGGAGCCGCCCGCGCCGAAACTGCCGGAAGACGTGATCGCGAAGACGTCGGAGAAGTATCAGGAAGCGCTGCAACGGCTGACCGGCCAGACGCTCGACTGA
- the fba gene encoding class II fructose-bisphosphate aldolase (catalyzes the reversible aldol condensation of dihydroxyacetonephosphate and glyceraldehyde 3-phosphate in the Calvin cycle, glycolysis, and/or gluconeogenesis) has product MPLVSMRQLLDHAAEHGYGLPAFNVNNLEQVQAIMSAASEVNAPVIMQASAGARKYAGEAFLRHLIEAAVESYPHIPVVMHQDHGQSPAVCMAAIRSGFTSVMMDGSLEADGKTVASYEYNVDVSKQVVAFSHSIGVTVEAELGVLGSLETMKGDKEDGHGAEGTMTREQLLTDVEQAADFVKQTQCDALAIAIGTSHGAYKFTKKPTGDILAIDRIREIHQRIPNTHLVMHGSSSVPQELLAEIREFGGDMKETYGVPVEEIQEGIKHGVRKVNIDTDLRLAITGAIRRYLFENPSKFDPRDYLKPAREAAKEICRQRYMQFGCEGMAGKIKPVPLEKIAAKYKAGELAQIVK; this is encoded by the coding sequence ATGCCTCTCGTATCAATGCGTCAATTGCTGGATCACGCAGCCGAACACGGCTACGGCCTCCCGGCATTCAACGTGAACAACCTGGAACAAGTGCAGGCGATCATGTCGGCCGCGAGCGAAGTGAACGCGCCCGTCATCATGCAGGCGTCAGCGGGCGCCCGTAAGTACGCGGGCGAAGCGTTCCTGCGTCATCTGATCGAAGCGGCCGTCGAGTCGTATCCGCATATTCCGGTCGTGATGCATCAGGATCATGGCCAGTCGCCGGCGGTGTGCATGGCGGCGATCCGCTCCGGCTTCACGAGCGTGATGATGGACGGCTCGCTCGAAGCGGACGGCAAGACCGTCGCGTCCTATGAGTACAACGTGGACGTGTCGAAGCAGGTCGTCGCGTTTTCGCATTCCATCGGCGTCACGGTCGAAGCCGAACTGGGCGTGCTCGGTTCTCTGGAAACGATGAAGGGCGACAAGGAAGACGGCCACGGCGCCGAAGGCACGATGACGCGTGAGCAATTGCTCACCGACGTCGAGCAGGCCGCCGATTTCGTGAAACAGACGCAGTGCGATGCGTTGGCGATCGCGATCGGCACGTCGCACGGCGCGTACAAGTTCACGAAGAAGCCGACGGGCGATATTCTCGCGATCGACCGCATCCGCGAGATTCATCAGCGCATTCCGAACACGCACCTCGTGATGCACGGATCGTCGTCGGTGCCGCAGGAATTGCTCGCCGAAATCCGCGAATTCGGCGGCGACATGAAGGAAACCTACGGCGTGCCGGTCGAGGAAATTCAGGAAGGCATCAAGCACGGCGTGCGCAAGGTGAACATCGATACCGACTTGCGCTTGGCTATTACCGGCGCAATCCGCCGCTATCTGTTCGAAAATCCGTCGAAGTTCGATCCGCGCGACTATCTGAAGCCCGCGCGCGAGGCCGCCAAGGAAATTTGCCGCCAGCGCTACATGCAGTTCGGCTGCGAGGGCATGGCGGGCAAAATCAAGCCGGTTCCGCTCGAGAAGATCGCCGCGAAGTACAAGGCCGGCGAGCTTGCGCAGATCGTCAAATGA
- the pyk gene encoding pyruvate kinase, whose protein sequence is MHRATKIVATIGPASSNPDILLQMMQAGLDVVRFNFSHGTADDHRQRAEWVREAARHVGREVAIMADLQGPKIRVGKFENGKTMLVAGNTFVLDANCEMGNNERVGLDYKDLPRDLRAGDTLLLNDGLIVLDVTRVIGEEIHTTVKVGGELSNNKGINRQGGGLTAPALTEKDMEDIKTAMSLGADFVAVSFPKNATDMEMARQLANIAGAPYGIKPKMIAKIERAEAIPALQGILDASDGIMVARGDLAVEVGNAAVPALQKRMIRMGRESNKLVITATQMMESMIHAPVPTRAEVSDVANAVLDGTDAVMLSAETAAGKYPVTTIETMAAVCIEAEKSEESQLDRDFLDRTFTRIDQSIAMGALFTAYHLGAKAVVALTESGSTALWMSRHWTHVPIFALTPRVGSERTMSLYRNVTPLHLDTNMDRDTALNQALEVVVSKGYAARGDMVVLTVGEPMGQAGGTNTLKIVRVGDHF, encoded by the coding sequence ATGCATCGCGCCACCAAGATTGTCGCCACCATCGGTCCGGCATCGAGCAATCCCGACATCCTGCTGCAGATGATGCAGGCGGGGCTCGACGTCGTGCGCTTCAACTTTTCGCACGGCACCGCCGACGATCATCGCCAACGCGCCGAATGGGTCCGCGAGGCCGCGCGGCACGTAGGCCGCGAGGTCGCGATCATGGCGGACCTGCAAGGCCCGAAGATTCGCGTCGGCAAGTTCGAGAACGGCAAGACCATGCTCGTCGCGGGCAACACGTTCGTGCTCGACGCGAACTGCGAGATGGGCAACAACGAGCGCGTCGGCCTCGACTACAAGGACCTGCCGCGCGATCTGCGCGCGGGCGACACGCTTCTGCTCAACGACGGCCTGATCGTGCTCGATGTGACGCGCGTGATCGGCGAGGAGATTCATACGACCGTGAAGGTCGGCGGCGAGTTGTCGAACAACAAGGGCATCAACCGGCAGGGCGGCGGGCTGACCGCGCCCGCGCTGACCGAGAAGGACATGGAGGACATCAAGACGGCGATGTCGCTCGGCGCGGATTTCGTCGCGGTGTCGTTCCCGAAGAACGCGACCGACATGGAAATGGCGCGGCAACTCGCCAACATCGCGGGCGCGCCTTACGGCATCAAGCCGAAGATGATCGCGAAAATCGAGCGCGCCGAGGCTATTCCCGCGCTGCAAGGCATTCTCGACGCCTCCGACGGCATCATGGTCGCGCGCGGCGATCTCGCGGTGGAAGTGGGCAACGCGGCGGTTCCCGCGCTGCAAAAGCGCATGATCCGGATGGGGCGCGAGTCGAACAAGCTCGTCATCACCGCCACGCAAATGATGGAATCGATGATCCACGCGCCGGTGCCGACGCGCGCGGAAGTCTCGGACGTGGCGAACGCCGTGCTCGACGGCACCGACGCCGTCATGCTGTCCGCCGAAACCGCGGCCGGCAAGTATCCGGTGACGACCATCGAAACGATGGCGGCCGTGTGCATCGAAGCGGAGAAGTCCGAGGAGTCGCAACTGGACCGCGATTTCCTGGACCGTACGTTCACGCGCATCGACCAGTCGATCGCAATGGGCGCGTTGTTCACGGCGTATCACCTCGGCGCGAAGGCAGTCGTCGCGTTGACGGAATCCGGCTCCACGGCGCTGTGGATGTCGCGTCACTGGACGCATGTGCCGATCTTCGCGCTGACGCCGCGCGTCGGCAGCGAGCGCACGATGTCGCTGTATCGCAATGTCACGCCGCTGCATCTCGACACCAACATGGACCGCGACACCGCGCTGAATCAGGCGCTCGAAGTGGTCGTGTCGAAAGGCTATGCGGCGCGCGGCGACATGGTCGTGCTGACCGTCGGCGAACCGATGGGGCAGGCGGGCGGCACGAATACGCTGAAGATCGTGCGCGTCGGCGATCATTTCTGA
- a CDS encoding phosphoglycerate kinase, whose protein sequence is MTKVLRFTDLIAEGKVSGKRVFIRADLNVPQDDAGNITEDTRVRASVPAIKAALDAGAAVMVTSHLGRPTEGQFKPEDSLAPVAKRLSELLGRDVPLVADWVDGVDVAPGGVVLLENCRCNKGEKKNDDALAQKLAKLCDIYVNDAFGTAHRAEATTHGIAKYAPVACAGPLLAAELDALGRALGNPKRPLVAIVAGSKVSTKLTILKSLAEKVDQLIVGGGIANTFMLASGLNIGKSLAEADLVNEAKEIIEAARARGASVPIPSDVVTAKEFAATAKAETKPVADIADDDMILDIGPDTANALAAQLATAGTIVWNGPVGVFEFDQFGNGTKTLAQAIANSSAFSIAGGGDTLAAIAKYGIHDKVSYISTGGGAFLEFLEGKTLPAVEVLESRA, encoded by the coding sequence ATGACGAAAGTATTGCGTTTCACCGATCTGATCGCCGAAGGCAAAGTCTCCGGCAAGCGCGTGTTCATCCGCGCGGACCTCAACGTGCCGCAGGACGACGCCGGCAACATCACCGAAGACACCCGCGTGCGCGCCAGCGTTCCGGCGATCAAGGCGGCGCTCGACGCCGGCGCGGCCGTGATGGTCACGTCGCATCTCGGCCGCCCGACCGAAGGCCAGTTCAAGCCGGAAGACTCGCTCGCGCCGGTCGCGAAGCGCCTGTCGGAGTTGCTTGGCCGCGACGTTCCGCTCGTCGCCGACTGGGTCGATGGCGTCGATGTCGCGCCCGGCGGCGTCGTGCTGCTGGAAAACTGCCGCTGCAACAAGGGCGAGAAGAAGAACGACGACGCTCTCGCGCAAAAGCTCGCGAAGCTCTGCGACATCTACGTGAACGACGCGTTCGGCACCGCGCACCGCGCCGAGGCGACCACGCACGGCATCGCGAAGTACGCGCCGGTTGCGTGCGCCGGCCCGCTGCTCGCCGCCGAACTCGATGCGCTCGGCCGCGCGCTCGGCAACCCGAAGCGCCCGCTCGTCGCAATCGTCGCGGGCTCGAAGGTGTCGACGAAGCTCACCATTCTGAAGTCGCTTGCAGAGAAGGTGGATCAGCTGATCGTCGGCGGCGGCATCGCCAATACGTTCATGCTGGCGTCGGGGCTCAATATCGGCAAGTCGCTGGCGGAAGCCGATCTCGTGAACGAGGCGAAGGAGATCATCGAGGCGGCGCGCGCGCGTGGCGCATCCGTGCCCATTCCGAGCGACGTCGTAACCGCGAAGGAATTCGCCGCGACCGCGAAGGCGGAAACGAAGCCCGTCGCCGATATCGCCGACGACGACATGATTCTCGACATCGGCCCGGACACCGCCAACGCGCTCGCCGCGCAACTCGCGACGGCCGGCACCATCGTGTGGAACGGGCCGGTCGGCGTGTTCGAATTCGACCAGTTCGGCAACGGCACCAAGACGCTCGCGCAAGCCATCGCGAATTCGTCGGCGTTTTCGATCGCGGGCGGCGGCGACACGCTCGCGGCCATCGCGAAGTACGGCATTCACGACAAGGTCAGCTACATCTCGACTGGCGGCGGCGCCTTCCTCGAATTCCTCGAAGGCAAGACGCTGCCCGCGGTGGAAGTGCTCGAGTCACGGGCATAA
- a CDS encoding AzlD domain-containing protein, with product MSTLYIWLVILGMGVVTAVTRAFFLIGGERAVLPPRMQRVLRYAPAAALAGVVVPDLLETPAGFSVALSNHALWASLAGLAYCLWRRGMMGTIAVGMIVYTLLRLAA from the coding sequence ATGAGCACGCTCTATATCTGGCTCGTGATTCTCGGCATGGGCGTCGTCACCGCCGTGACGCGTGCGTTCTTCCTGATTGGCGGCGAACGCGCCGTGCTGCCGCCGCGCATGCAGCGCGTGCTGCGCTACGCGCCGGCCGCCGCGCTCGCCGGCGTGGTCGTGCCGGACCTGCTCGAGACGCCTGCCGGGTTCTCCGTCGCGCTCTCGAACCATGCGCTGTGGGCGTCGCTCGCGGGGCTCGCGTATTGCCTGTGGCGGCGCGGGATGATGGGCACGATCGCCGTCGGCATGATCGTCTACACGCTGTTGCGCCTCGCCGCGTAA